One Numida meleagris isolate 19003 breed g44 Domestic line chromosome 6, NumMel1.0, whole genome shotgun sequence genomic region harbors:
- the CHAC1 gene encoding glutathione-specific gamma-glutamylcyclotransferase 1, producing MKRDAQSIQEYPGRPEGPELPAAPSSSAPAAEQKPRLWIFGYGSLVWRPGFEFTSRKVGFIRGYSRRFWQGDTFHRGSEGAPGRVVTLLEDCGACTWGVAYEVCGEQQVAASLQYLNVREAVLGGYDTKLVSFHPQDKDAGEPIQALVYIATPQNPSYLGPASEEDIAAQIIVSSGCAGHNVEYLLRLADFMRYFCPQVEDKHLFSIEEALIALLPCLCHSKKALEEAPGVPQKAEMERLLQGSSRRDETIGTA from the exons ATGAAGCGGGACGCGCAGAGCATCCAGGAGTACCCGGGCCGGCCCGAGGGGCCGGAGCTGCCCGCAGCACCTTCCTCCTCAGCCCCGGCCGCGGAGCAAAAGCCGCGACTGTGGATCTTCGGGTACGGCTCGCTGGTGTGGAGGCCGGGCTTCGAGTTCACGTCGCGGAAGGTGGGCTTCATCCGCGGCTACAGCCGGCGCTTCTGGCAGGGGGACACCTTCCACCGCGGCAGCGAGGGCGCG CCCGGCCGGGTGGTGACGCTGCTGGAGGACTGCGGG GCGTGCACGTGGGGCGTCGCCTACGAGGTGTGCGGGGAGCAGCAGGTCGCCGCCTCTCTGCAGTACCTGAACGTGCGCGAGGCCGTGCTGGGCGGCTACGACACCAAGCTGGTCAGCTTCCACCCGCAGGACAAGGACGCGGGGGAGCCCATCCAGGCCCTCGTCTACATCGCCACGCCACAGAACCCGTCCTACCTCGGCCCGGCGTCCGAAGAAGACATCGCGGCGCAGATCATCGTCTCAAGTGGTTGTGCGGGCCACAACGTGGAGTACCTGCTGCGGCTGGCGGACTTCATGCGCTACTTCTGCCCGCAGGTGGAGGACAAGCACCTCTTCTCCATCGAAGAGGCCCTCATTGCCCTCCTGCCCTGTCTGTGCCACTCGAAGAAGGCCCTGGAGGAAGCGCCCGGCGTCCCACAGAAGGCTGAGATGGAGAGATTATTGCAGGGCTCCAGCAGGAGGGATGAAACAATAGGGACTGCCTGA